A portion of the Lentimicrobiaceae bacterium genome contains these proteins:
- a CDS encoding TraR/DksA C4-type zinc finger protein translates to MAEFKQIIEEKLERARKDLELLTDAFTNGSGNDISDTSPTFKNLEEGHQVLSKEENSRLAKRQEQFIRNLEYALIRIENKTYGICRETGKLISKERLRSVPHATLSIEAKLKQNK, encoded by the coding sequence TTGGCTGAATTTAAACAAATAATTGAAGAAAAATTAGAGAGAGCCAGAAAAGATTTGGAATTACTAACCGATGCGTTTACAAACGGCAGCGGCAATGATATTAGTGATACATCGCCTACTTTTAAAAATTTAGAAGAAGGACATCAGGTATTATCAAAAGAAGAAAACAGCAGATTGGCTAAACGACAAGAGCAGTTTATCAGAAACTTGGAATATGCTCTTATTCGTATTGAAAACAAAACGTACGGAATATGTCGCGAAACGGGTAAACTTATTTCAAAAGAAAGATTACGCAGTGTTCCGCATGCCACATTAAGCATTGAAGCAAAACTAAAACAGAACAAATAA